From Aedes albopictus strain Foshan chromosome 1, AalbF5, whole genome shotgun sequence, one genomic window encodes:
- the LOC109430752 gene encoding non-structural maintenance of chromosomes element 3 homolog, with protein MGRPKRTLGQPSTSTAKVRVNIGVSAGPSNLGSSSLLQSTQPKQKKGASSSAVLTEPELDEMVISMVKVVLNLSVNKHPIKKQALVKHALAGNGRAFAKVIERATNELAHVYGYKLVETERNKKYIVVSTITSGSVLDLTEKYRRTYTLLYLILGYIFMKSGDIPEQGLWDYLAKLHITNDRKHAYFGDVRKLVTQTFIKQAYLVRTKKVVEGMNEDRIFIGWGVRAEHELSKKDILESMCKLLGRPSICYMAQHTAAYGPMRNEDDEDDVVEPTPK; from the exons ATGGGGCGTCCGAAACGCACCCTTGGCCAGCCATCTACATCGACCGCGAAGGTGCGCGTCAATATCGGCGTCTCAGCAGGACCCAGCAATCTAGGATCCAGCAGCCTGCTCCAATCGACCCAGCCGAAACAGAAGAAAGGTGCCTCCTCGTCGGCCGTTTTGACTGAGCCCGAATTGGACGAAATGGTGATAAGCATGGTGAAGGTTGTTTTGAACCTGTCGGTCAACAAGCATCCGATCAAGAAACAGGCCCTGGTAAAGCATGCGCTCGCAGGAAATGGCCGGGCCTTTGCGAAGGTTATCGAACGGGCCACGAACGAACTGGCTCAC gTCTATGGGTACAAActagtcgaaacggagcgaaaCAAAAAATATATTGTGGTGTCCACGATCACCAGTGGTTCCGTGCTCGACCTGACTGAGAAGTATCGCCGAACCTACACTCTGCTCTATCTGATTCTGGGCTACATTTTCATGAAGAGCGGCGATATTCCCGAGCAGGGCCTGTGGGACTATCTGGCGAAGCTGCACATCACAAACGACCGGAAGCATGCGTACTTTGGAGATGTTCGCAAACTGGTGACACAAACGTTCATCAAGCAAGCATACCTGGTCCGAACGAAGAAGGTGGTCGAAGGCATGAATGAGGATCGAATCTTCATCGGATGGGGAGTACGAGCCGAGCATGAATTGAGCAAGAAGGACATCCTCGAATCGATGTGCAAGCTGTTGGGAAGGCCGTCCATTTGCTACATGGCACAACACACGGCCGCTTACGGTCCAATGAGGAATGAGGATGACGAGGATGATGTCGTGGAACCCACGCCGAAGTGA